The following are from one region of the Ignavibacteriota bacterium genome:
- a CDS encoding DUF177 domain-containing protein gives MIKIKVSNLTNGSYDFNFEGKASELDISEPYIGNFRTSVALTKFDNQIILDAETRITGNFNCDRCAKEFQSEINSNYKTVYLFRSNTESDENEREEVVFIHPDTDKIELDKDIRDFALLAIPMKKLCSEDCKGLCPKCGKNLNEGTCDCKDENIDPRWDVLRKLKTNNN, from the coding sequence ATGATTAAGATTAAGGTTTCAAATCTGACTAATGGCAGTTACGATTTCAATTTTGAAGGTAAAGCGAGCGAGTTAGATATTTCCGAACCATATATTGGTAATTTTAGAACTTCTGTTGCTCTTACAAAATTTGATAATCAGATAATTCTGGATGCTGAGACACGCATAACAGGTAATTTTAACTGTGATAGGTGTGCCAAAGAATTTCAGTCTGAAATAAATAGTAATTACAAAACTGTTTATTTGTTTCGGTCGAATACCGAATCCGATGAAAATGAGAGAGAAGAAGTAGTTTTCATTCATCCGGATACTGATAAAATTGAACTGGATAAAGATATACGTGATTTTGCTTTGCTTGCTATTCCAATGAAAAAATTATGTTCCGAAGATTGTAAAGGATTATGTCCGAAATGTGGGAAGAATCTTAACGAAGGAACTTGTGATTGTAAAGACGAAAACATCGATCCCAGGTGGGATGTATTGAGAAAATTGAAAACAAATAATAATTAA
- a CDS encoding ATP-binding cassette domain-containing protein, which translates to MLVVKNLVKSYNDKRVVDNLSFQVHPGKIFGMLGPNGAGKTTTLRTILNIIKPTSGEILFDNNPVGYEYYNLIGYLPEERGLYRKSKVIDVLIYFAALKNIRKKDAVKLSDIWLNKLYISEYREKKIEQLSKGNQQKVQLIAAIIHNPKLLILDEPFTGFDPINQQEVKDLIFSFVSEGKTIILSTHQMDLAEKLCEEILLIDKGKAISFGNLSDIKKNFGGNNIRLSISGDYTALKQYPEILKIDIYNNYSDIQLKDDVEPSHFLKKIIERNDVNHFSIVEPSLNKIFIDLIKHKLN; encoded by the coding sequence ATGCTTGTTGTCAAAAATCTTGTAAAATCATATAACGACAAAAGAGTTGTTGATAATCTTTCATTTCAGGTTCATCCCGGAAAAATATTCGGTATGCTGGGTCCTAATGGTGCTGGAAAAACTACAACTCTGAGAACGATTCTGAATATAATAAAACCAACTTCAGGCGAAATATTATTCGATAATAATCCTGTCGGCTATGAATATTATAACCTCATAGGTTATTTACCCGAAGAAAGAGGTCTTTACAGAAAAAGTAAAGTAATTGATGTGTTAATATATTTTGCCGCATTGAAGAATATCAGGAAAAAAGACGCAGTAAAACTTTCAGATATCTGGTTGAATAAACTATATATCAGTGAATATAGAGAAAAGAAAATTGAGCAGCTATCAAAAGGCAATCAGCAGAAAGTTCAATTGATTGCTGCGATAATTCATAATCCAAAACTACTTATACTCGATGAACCGTTTACCGGTTTTGATCCGATTAATCAGCAGGAAGTTAAAGATTTGATTTTTTCTTTTGTGTCTGAGGGAAAAACGATAATTCTATCTACTCATCAAATGGATCTCGCAGAAAAACTATGCGAAGAAATTTTATTAATAGACAAAGGAAAAGCTATAAGTTTTGGCAACCTTTCAGACATAAAGAAAAATTTTGGAGGAAATAATATCAGGTTGAGTATCAGTGGAGATTATACTGCACTTAAACAATATCCGGAAATTTTAAAAATTGATATTTACAACAACTATTCTGATATTCAATTGAAAGATGACGTCGAGCCATCACATTTCCTTAAGAAAATTATTGAACGAAATGATGTTAATCATTTTTCAATCGTTGAACCTTCGCTGAATAAAATATTTATCGATTTAATAAAGCATAAGCTAAACTAA
- the plsX gene encoding phosphate acyltransferase PlsX, producing the protein MKDSGDNSSRCRIVVDAMGGDFAPVNAVLGAVEAYSENRGFDLYLVGKQSKIKEVLSSNNITFPEEFVVNADEVIEMADSPASSLKAKPNSSIVIGAQLVRDKKADAFVSAGNTGAMMAASTLIIGRISGLGRPTIGAEMPNVNGICYLYDVGASKDSKPIHLFEYAVMGTIFAKEMGGVTNPKVGVLSMGEEEGKGNEVSEAAAKMLRQSKLNFIGNVEGRDILTGNVDVVVCDGYVGNIILKFGESVPKLLKYLLAKTAEKSFLDKILIGLSKSTLKKALKSLDYQEYGGVPLLGVNGISIIGHGSSSIRAIKNMVLRANEMHQKQLVQKMTTAISEYSVLN; encoded by the coding sequence ATGAAAGATTCCGGCGACAATTCTTCACGCTGCAGAATTGTAGTAGATGCAATGGGTGGAGATTTTGCTCCTGTTAATGCTGTGCTTGGAGCTGTTGAAGCATATTCTGAAAACAGAGGTTTCGATCTTTACCTTGTCGGGAAACAATCAAAAATAAAAGAAGTACTTTCCTCAAATAATATTACGTTCCCTGAAGAGTTTGTCGTCAATGCCGATGAAGTAATTGAGATGGCAGATAGTCCGGCTTCATCGTTAAAAGCAAAACCAAATTCTTCAATTGTTATTGGTGCTCAATTAGTGAGGGATAAAAAGGCGGATGCTTTTGTAAGTGCGGGAAATACTGGTGCAATGATGGCAGCATCCACATTGATTATCGGAAGAATTTCTGGTTTAGGCAGACCTACTATTGGTGCGGAAATGCCAAATGTAAACGGAATTTGTTATCTCTATGATGTCGGTGCAAGTAAAGATTCAAAACCAATTCATCTTTTTGAATATGCTGTAATGGGAACTATCTTTGCAAAAGAAATGGGTGGTGTTACTAATCCTAAAGTTGGTGTGCTGAGTATGGGTGAAGAAGAAGGAAAAGGAAATGAAGTCAGTGAAGCTGCAGCTAAAATGTTAAGGCAATCTAAACTGAATTTTATCGGGAATGTTGAAGGTCGCGATATTCTTACCGGAAATGTTGATGTTGTTGTTTGTGATGGTTATGTTGGAAACATAATTTTAAAATTTGGTGAGTCAGTACCAAAACTTCTGAAGTATCTTTTAGCAAAGACTGCTGAAAAAAGTTTTCTTGATAAAATATTGATTGGTCTCTCAAAAAGTACTCTCAAAAAAGCATTAAAAAGTCTTGATTACCAGGAATATGGTGGAGTGCCGTTACTTGGTGTAAACGGAATCAGTATTATTGGTCACGGTTCGAGTAGTATTAGAGCAATAAAGAATATGGTGCTGAGGGCAAATGAAATGCACCAAAAACAATTAGTTCAAAAAATGACTACGGCTATATCAGAATATTCAGTTTTAAATTAA
- the rpmF gene encoding 50S ribosomal protein L32, whose protein sequence is MPNPKRKMSKSRRDKRRTHYKATAPSMGVCSNCGEIKLTHRACPSCGYYSGRSMFIPKS, encoded by the coding sequence ATGCCAAATCCAAAACGTAAAATGTCTAAGAGCAGACGGGATAAAAGAAGAACTCATTACAAAGCAACAGCGCCATCAATGGGTGTTTGCTCAAATTGCGGAGAAATTAAACTAACACACAGAGCTTGTCCGTCGTGTGGGTATTATAGCGGTCGTTCGATGTTCATTCCGAAAAGCTGA
- a CDS encoding acyl-CoA carboxylase subunit beta, translated as MKSIGTQIKEDEVFLKRTDFQKELVRKLSAEKEKIKLGGGKKSHEKHKAKGKLSARERISLLVDNTTATATRLGEDASRSQKHSGEAGKEFLELSTFAAFEMYEEHGGAPSSGTIYGIGKISGRQCVIVANDATVKAGAWFPITAKKNLRAQEIAMENNLPIIYLVDSAGVFLPLQDEIFPDKEHFGRVFRNNAVMSSKGIPQIAAIMGPCVAGGAYLPIMSDEALIVEGEGSVFLAGSHLVRAAIGEKIDNETLGGARVQSNISGVTDYVMKNDEECLKQIRSLVDKFGKRDKAGFNRIESQPPKFSPREIYGILPEDTIKPYDMYELISRIVDNSEIDEYKAGYGKTLITAYTRIDGWAVGIIANQRSVVKTESVKGSSEMQVGGVIYSDSADKATRFIMNCNQKKIPLVFLQDVTGFMVGSRAEHGGIIKDGAKMVNAVANSVVPKITIIIGNSFGAGNYAMCGKAYDPRFIYAFPNAKIAVMGSSQASSVLLDIKLKQAEKNGNKVSQQEKQKLLDEITAAYDEKNNPYYAAARLWIDEIIDPAETRKYISMGIEAANHNPEIPKFNTGVIQT; from the coding sequence ATGAAATCAATCGGCACACAAATAAAAGAAGATGAAGTTTTCCTAAAACGAACAGACTTTCAGAAAGAACTGGTAAGAAAACTTTCTGCTGAAAAAGAAAAAATAAAACTCGGTGGTGGGAAAAAGTCACATGAAAAACACAAAGCAAAAGGAAAACTTTCAGCAAGAGAAAGAATAAGTCTTCTTGTTGATAATACAACTGCCACGGCGACTCGTCTTGGCGAAGACGCAAGCCGTAGCCAGAAGCACTCTGGCGAAGCCGGGAAGGAATTTCTTGAGCTTAGTACATTCGCTGCTTTTGAAATGTATGAAGAGCACGGCGGTGCACCATCTTCCGGGACAATTTATGGAATTGGTAAAATCAGCGGAAGACAATGTGTAATCGTTGCAAACGATGCTACCGTAAAAGCAGGTGCATGGTTTCCGATAACTGCAAAGAAAAATCTACGTGCACAGGAAATTGCGATGGAAAATAATCTTCCGATAATTTATCTCGTTGACAGTGCCGGAGTTTTCCTTCCGCTTCAAGATGAAATTTTTCCAGACAAAGAACACTTCGGAAGAGTTTTTAGAAATAATGCAGTGATGTCTTCAAAAGGAATTCCACAAATTGCCGCGATAATGGGTCCATGTGTTGCCGGTGGTGCTTATTTACCAATAATGAGTGATGAAGCACTAATAGTTGAAGGTGAAGGATCAGTTTTTCTTGCAGGTTCACATCTTGTTCGTGCAGCAATCGGAGAAAAAATTGATAATGAAACTCTTGGCGGTGCAAGAGTTCAATCAAACATTTCTGGTGTTACAGATTATGTGATGAAAAATGATGAAGAATGTTTGAAACAAATCAGAAGTCTTGTTGACAAATTTGGAAAACGTGATAAAGCCGGATTTAATAGAATTGAATCACAACCGCCGAAGTTTTCTCCAAGAGAAATTTATGGAATATTACCTGAGGACACTATCAAACCTTATGATATGTACGAATTGATTTCAAGGATAGTGGATAATTCTGAGATTGATGAATACAAAGCTGGCTATGGAAAAACTTTAATAACAGCTTATACAAGAATTGATGGATGGGCTGTTGGAATTATTGCAAATCAAAGAAGTGTTGTAAAAACAGAATCCGTTAAAGGTTCAAGCGAGATGCAGGTTGGAGGTGTAATTTATTCTGACAGCGCAGATAAAGCAACAAGATTTATTATGAACTGCAACCAGAAAAAAATTCCTTTAGTATTCTTGCAGGATGTAACAGGATTTATGGTTGGCAGTCGTGCTGAACACGGAGGAATCATCAAAGATGGTGCAAAGATGGTTAATGCAGTAGCAAATTCTGTTGTTCCAAAAATCACAATAATAATCGGCAACAGCTTTGGTGCAGGAAATTATGCAATGTGCGGTAAAGCTTATGATCCAAGATTTATTTATGCATTCCCGAATGCAAAAATTGCAGTAATGGGAAGTTCACAGGCAAGCAGTGTTTTGCTCGACATCAAACTTAAGCAGGCAGAAAAGAACGGCAATAAAGTTTCCCAACAGGAAAAGCAAAAACTTCTTGATGAAATAACCGCAGCTTATGATGAAAAAAATAATCCATATTATGCAGCAGCAAGATTATGGATTGATGAAATAATAGATCCCGCAGAAACAAGAAAATATATCTCAATGGGAATCGAAGCAGCAAATCATAATCCGGAAATTCCAAAATTCAATACTGGAGTAATTCAAACCTAA
- a CDS encoding NAD-dependent epimerase/dehydratase family protein has product MKILVTGGAGFIASQIADEYINEGHQIFILDNLTTGFEKNINLKAQFIREDICSSAIISLFEKEKFDVVNHHAAQIDVRKSVNDPVFDANTNILGTINLLQASIKTGVKKFIFASTGGAIYGEQEYFPADEKHPTNPVSPYGITKLTIEKYLYFYRNEYGLKYSILRYANVYGPRQNPFGEAGVVAIFTNKLLRNENPVINGNGKQTRDYVFVEDVVKANVIALNDNSSEIYNVGTGTETSVNELFLKLNKVAGNKAEEKHGPAPKGEQLRSVISSAKLFNRFKWKPSIKIDEGLQKTFNFFSSIN; this is encoded by the coding sequence ATGAAGATTTTAGTTACAGGCGGTGCTGGATTTATCGCTTCACAAATTGCCGATGAATACATCAATGAAGGTCATCAGATTTTTATACTTGATAACCTAACAACAGGATTTGAAAAAAATATTAATCTCAAAGCTCAGTTTATAAGAGAAGATATTTGTTCATCAGCAATCATCAGCCTTTTTGAAAAAGAAAAGTTTGATGTAGTCAATCATCATGCTGCGCAAATTGATGTCAGAAAATCTGTTAATGATCCTGTGTTCGATGCAAATACAAATATTCTCGGAACAATAAATCTCCTGCAGGCAAGCATAAAAACCGGCGTGAAGAAATTCATATTTGCTTCCACCGGAGGTGCTATTTATGGTGAACAGGAATATTTCCCCGCTGATGAAAAGCATCCGACAAATCCTGTTTCACCTTACGGAATAACAAAACTGACGATAGAAAAATATTTATATTTTTATAGGAACGAATACGGATTAAAATATTCTATTCTGCGCTATGCAAATGTTTACGGACCAAGACAAAACCCGTTTGGTGAGGCTGGAGTTGTTGCAATATTTACAAATAAACTATTAAGAAATGAAAACCCTGTCATAAATGGAAATGGTAAGCAAACCCGTGATTATGTTTTTGTTGAAGACGTTGTTAAAGCAAATGTTATTGCGCTTAATGATAATTCATCGGAAATATATAATGTCGGTACCGGAACTGAAACCAGCGTCAATGAATTATTTCTAAAGCTTAATAAAGTTGCAGGAAATAAAGCTGAAGAGAAGCATGGTCCCGCTCCAAAAGGTGAACAATTAAGAAGTGTAATTTCATCAGCAAAATTATTTAACAGATTTAAGTGGAAGCCTTCTATTAAAATTGATGAAGGATTACAAAAAACTTTCAATTTCTTTAGCTCGATAAATTAG
- the nadD gene encoding nicotinate (nicotinamide) nucleotide adenylyltransferase yields the protein MSKVGIFGGTFDPIHLGHLITAQSVKEIRNLDKIIFIPAYISPHKTDAKPSLPEDRLNMIKIAVDNIPFFDYSDIEIKKGGISFTIDTLRELKKSYDKIEFIIGYDNIFTFHTWKEPDEIFKLADVIVLKRKSSHPPQFEDKYYRQAVFVQTRGIEISATDIRERVKRALPINFLVPPKVLEYIYNHKLYIA from the coding sequence ATGTCTAAAGTTGGTATTTTTGGAGGAACATTTGATCCAATACATCTTGGACACTTGATAACAGCTCAGTCTGTTAAAGAAATCAGAAATCTCGATAAAATCATTTTTATTCCGGCTTACATTTCTCCGCATAAAACCGATGCAAAACCTAGTTTACCTGAAGACCGATTAAATATGATAAAAATAGCCGTGGACAATATTCCTTTTTTTGATTATTCAGATATTGAGATTAAAAAAGGTGGAATATCATTTACAATTGATACTCTCAGAGAACTTAAAAAAAGTTATGATAAAATAGAGTTCATAATAGGTTATGATAACATTTTCACATTCCACACTTGGAAAGAGCCGGATGAAATATTCAAACTCGCTGATGTAATAGTTTTAAAGAGAAAATCTTCGCATCCTCCGCAGTTTGAAGATAAATATTATCGTCAGGCTGTATTTGTTCAAACGAGGGGAATCGAAATCAGTGCAACTGATATTCGTGAACGGGTAAAACGAGCATTACCAATCAATTTTCTTGTTCCACCTAAAGTATTGGAATATATTTACAATCATAAATTATACATTGCATAA
- the meaB gene encoding methylmalonyl Co-A mutase-associated GTPase MeaB, which yields MMNLPYQELTEKVFHNDRRKVARAISIVEDHNSEASELLKNIYKRVGKAYRIGITGPPGAGKSTITNQLTKLFRSEGKKVGIIAVDPTSPFTGGALLGDRIRMNEIGNDDGVFIRSMATRGSLGGLSKKAIDAADVLDAAGYDYIILETVGVGQSELDIVQAADTTIVVLVPESGDSVQAMKAGLMEIADFFVLNKSDRPGADQAVASLQTTLMMKDHDENSWMPGIIKTVASENKGIKEVFDEVQRHNKYLKDKKLFQHKRELQAKNRIKEIVESKIKEELWSESGEKSLNSALEKVILGNLSPYVIAEEIISNFINKK from the coding sequence ATGATGAATTTGCCATATCAAGAATTAACAGAAAAAGTATTTCACAATGACAGGAGAAAAGTTGCAAGAGCGATCTCCATTGTTGAAGATCACAATTCTGAAGCATCGGAACTTCTAAAAAATATTTATAAAAGAGTTGGAAAAGCATACAGAATTGGAATTACGGGACCGCCGGGAGCCGGAAAAAGTACCATTACAAATCAATTAACAAAATTATTTCGCAGCGAAGGTAAAAAAGTTGGAATTATTGCTGTTGATCCAACAAGCCCGTTCACTGGCGGAGCTTTACTTGGTGACAGAATTCGTATGAATGAAATCGGAAATGATGATGGAGTTTTTATCCGGAGTATGGCAACGCGTGGTAGTCTTGGCGGGTTAAGTAAAAAAGCAATCGATGCAGCAGATGTTCTTGATGCTGCCGGATATGATTATATAATTCTTGAAACAGTGGGCGTAGGTCAGTCTGAGCTTGATATTGTTCAGGCTGCAGATACAACAATAGTTGTACTCGTTCCTGAATCAGGAGATTCAGTTCAGGCAATGAAAGCCGGCTTAATGGAAATTGCAGACTTCTTTGTTCTCAATAAGAGCGATAGACCGGGAGCGGATCAAGCGGTTGCTTCCCTGCAGACCACATTAATGATGAAAGATCACGATGAAAATTCATGGATGCCCGGTATTATCAAAACCGTTGCATCTGAGAACAAAGGTATCAAGGAGGTCTTTGATGAAGTGCAAAGACACAACAAATATTTAAAGGATAAAAAATTATTTCAGCATAAAAGAGAATTACAGGCGAAGAACAGGATTAAAGAAATTGTTGAGAGTAAAATAAAGGAAGAATTGTGGAGTGAAAGTGGCGAAAAATCTTTAAATTCTGCTTTAGAAAAAGTTATACTCGGCAATTTATCACCCTACGTTATTGCTGAAGAAATTATTTCAAATTTCATCAATAAAAAATAG
- a CDS encoding sigma-54-dependent Fis family transcriptional regulator encodes MNKILIIDDEKEICESIKMILDYEGYDAQLSTSAIQGLKFVEEYLPSCILLDIQMPEMSGFEVLKKVKESNPSISVIIISAHGSIENAIKATRLGAFDFIQKPIDRDKLLISVRNAVEQVKLLTENIEIKKTLEGSGEILGQSKQIKSILELIEKVAPLDTRVLITGENGTGKELVARAIHKKSQRKDKPFVEVNCAAIPNELIESELFGHEKGSFTGAVSQRIGRFELANKGTIFLDEVGDMSPQAQAKVLRAIEDGKIERVGGGKKIDVDVRIISATNKDLPEEIVKEKFREDLYHRLNVIPINIPPLRDRKDDIPILVEAFSRDITTKYKKLPVKFLDDAVRYLQEMQWTGNVRELKNIVERIIIIIDKKEVSRSDIEFLLKPGQATMDDIIDESNSFQEFKEKAERAFILKQLNENGWNISKTAELLDIQRSHLYNKMKKYGIEKGE; translated from the coding sequence ATGAATAAAATATTAATTATTGACGACGAAAAGGAAATTTGCGAAAGCATAAAAATGATCCTCGATTATGAAGGATATGACGCTCAGTTGTCAACATCTGCAATTCAAGGGTTAAAATTTGTTGAAGAATATTTGCCATCCTGTATTTTGCTTGATATTCAGATGCCTGAAATGAGTGGCTTTGAAGTATTGAAAAAAGTCAAGGAATCAAATCCATCAATATCTGTCATTATTATTTCTGCACATGGAAGTATTGAGAATGCGATCAAAGCAACAAGACTTGGTGCATTTGATTTTATTCAGAAACCTATCGACCGTGATAAGCTTCTGATAAGTGTTCGTAACGCTGTTGAACAGGTTAAATTACTCACTGAAAATATTGAAATCAAAAAAACTCTTGAAGGAAGTGGAGAAATTCTTGGACAGAGCAAACAAATTAAGTCAATACTTGAGCTGATCGAAAAGGTTGCACCGCTTGATACAAGAGTTTTAATTACAGGCGAAAATGGAACTGGTAAAGAATTGGTTGCCAGAGCAATCCACAAGAAAAGTCAAAGAAAAGATAAACCATTTGTCGAAGTAAATTGTGCGGCTATTCCGAATGAATTAATTGAATCTGAATTATTCGGACACGAAAAAGGTTCATTTACTGGTGCAGTTTCTCAACGAATTGGGAGATTTGAATTAGCAAATAAAGGCACGATATTTTTAGATGAAGTTGGTGACATGAGTCCTCAGGCTCAGGCAAAAGTACTCAGAGCAATAGAAGATGGAAAGATTGAACGTGTTGGCGGCGGGAAAAAAATTGATGTTGATGTTCGAATCATCTCTGCGACAAATAAGGATTTACCGGAAGAGATAGTAAAGGAAAAATTCAGAGAAGATCTTTACCACAGATTGAATGTGATTCCTATAAACATTCCTCCACTTCGTGATCGGAAAGATGATATTCCAATTCTTGTAGAAGCTTTTTCGAGAGATATTACTACAAAGTATAAAAAATTACCAGTAAAATTTTTGGATGATGCAGTGAGATATCTTCAGGAAATGCAATGGACAGGTAATGTTCGTGAACTTAAAAATATTGTTGAGAGAATTATAATTATTATTGATAAAAAAGAAGTTTCAAGATCAGATATTGAATTTCTGCTTAAACCCGGCCAAGCAACTATGGATGATATTATCGATGAATCAAATTCATTCCAGGAATTTAAAGAGAAGGCTGAACGGGCTTTTATTTTAAAACAATTAAATGAAAACGGATGGAATATCAGTAAAACTGCTGAGCTTCTTGATATTCAACGAAGTCATCTTTATAATAAAATGAAAAAGTATGGAATAGAGAAAGGTGAATAA
- a CDS encoding acyl-CoA dehydrogenase, translating to MSDTNQITESRFVTDLSENQILIRDTIRDFAQKKIKPKIMEWDEPQIFPMEIFRELGELGFMGIIFPEEYGGAGLGYVEFVIILEELGIVDPSVALSVAAHNGLCTNHIYRFGNETQRKKYLPDLVSGKSIGAWGLTESESGSDAAGLKSIAEKKGNKYVLNGSKTFTTHGSSAKTLVVIAITNKDAGKKGISAFILEKGFPGLIVGKKENKLGMRASETVQLTFENCEVPAENLLGEEGMGFINAMQILEGGRISIAAVSLGLAQGCLNESLKYSQERHQFGKPISSFQATQFKLAEMKTNIEAAKLLTMRAAKMKDDGLPNIKEAAMAKLFASEIAEKAASEAVQIHGGYGFTKDYPVEKYFRDVKLCTIGEGTSEIQRIVIARELLK from the coding sequence ATGTCAGATACAAACCAAATCACGGAAAGCAGATTTGTAACAGACCTATCCGAAAATCAAATTCTCATAAGAGATACAATTCGTGACTTCGCTCAGAAAAAAATTAAACCTAAGATAATGGAATGGGATGAGCCACAAATTTTCCCAATGGAAATATTTCGTGAACTTGGCGAACTTGGTTTTATGGGAATTATTTTTCCGGAAGAATATGGAGGCGCTGGTTTAGGTTATGTTGAATTTGTAATTATCCTCGAAGAACTTGGAATAGTTGATCCATCTGTTGCACTTTCTGTTGCCGCACACAATGGGCTTTGTACTAACCACATTTACCGTTTCGGAAATGAAACTCAGAGAAAAAAATATTTACCAGATTTGGTTTCGGGGAAAAGTATTGGTGCGTGGGGTTTAACTGAATCTGAGTCGGGAAGTGATGCTGCCGGACTCAAATCAATTGCTGAAAAAAAAGGTAACAAATATGTTTTGAATGGAAGCAAAACATTTACAACTCACGGTTCGTCAGCAAAAACACTTGTCGTTATTGCGATAACAAATAAAGATGCCGGTAAAAAAGGTATTTCAGCTTTCATACTTGAAAAAGGATTTCCTGGATTGATAGTCGGGAAAAAAGAAAACAAATTGGGAATGCGTGCAAGTGAAACTGTTCAGCTTACTTTTGAAAATTGTGAAGTACCGGCAGAAAATTTACTTGGTGAAGAAGGAATGGGTTTCATCAATGCAATGCAAATACTTGAAGGAGGCAGAATTTCGATTGCGGCTGTTAGTCTTGGATTAGCTCAAGGCTGTTTGAATGAATCATTAAAATATTCTCAGGAAAGACATCAATTCGGAAAACCTATCTCGTCATTCCAGGCAACACAATTCAAGCTTGCTGAAATGAAAACAAATATCGAGGCTGCAAAATTGTTAACAATGCGTGCTGCAAAAATGAAAGATGATGGTCTTCCAAATATTAAAGAAGCAGCAATGGCAAAACTTTTTGCAAGTGAAATTGCAGAAAAAGCTGCAAGTGAGGCTGTACAAATTCACGGCGGTTATGGATTTACAAAAGATTATCCTGTCGAAAAATATTTCAGAGATGTAAAACTCTGCACAATCGGTGAAGGAACTTCAGAAATTCAAAGAATTGTTATTGCAAGAGAATTGTTGAAATGA
- a CDS encoding ABC transporter permease: MIKKIAAIAKWEFLEKLKTKAFLISLIITPIIIVSITILPSIIFSEEHPNVEVIGIIDTSGIYFDFIAEELQKYELPDGQKNYVPLNLTESGKSFNELINNADVKVFDNLIKGYLILSTNSNDSLTAEFRTNVIGSLRVAERLEEALNKFQMEQVLEKAGVNIALLNHIQNRTVVQQKKISEDGKISEQDFFSTFFLSVIFILLLMMMVVYSGQMMVRSLIEEKSSRLIEMLISSSTPDELLTGKILGLSMLGLTQMLIWILIGISLAASALIPAAAFRNLLPMLLYFILGYLFYASLFVGIGSSVNTEQEAQHITTYLSLILMLPVVIALPAIQNPDFLLTKIFSYFPLTIPTVMILRLNIEDVSTIEIIATIGILIISTLIVTKISAKIFKVGILSYSNRPGLKELISWIKD, from the coding sequence ATGATTAAGAAAATAGCCGCAATTGCAAAATGGGAATTTTTGGAGAAGCTTAAAACAAAAGCATTTCTTATTTCATTAATAATTACACCTATCATCATTGTTTCAATAACTATTTTACCATCTATAATTTTTAGTGAAGAGCACCCGAATGTTGAAGTGATTGGTATTATAGATACTTCCGGAATTTATTTTGACTTTATTGCAGAAGAACTTCAGAAATATGAACTGCCGGATGGACAAAAAAATTATGTTCCACTCAATCTGACAGAATCCGGTAAATCGTTCAATGAATTAATCAATAATGCTGATGTAAAAGTTTTCGATAATTTAATCAAGGGTTATTTGATCCTCAGTACTAATAGTAATGATTCATTAACTGCTGAGTTCAGAACTAACGTAATTGGCAGCCTGAGAGTAGCTGAAAGACTGGAAGAAGCATTAAATAAATTTCAGATGGAGCAAGTCTTGGAAAAAGCCGGTGTGAACATAGCCCTTTTGAATCATATTCAGAATAGAACTGTTGTTCAGCAGAAAAAAATTTCGGAGGATGGTAAAATATCCGAACAGGATTTCTTCTCTACTTTTTTTCTTTCAGTGATTTTTATTTTATTGCTAATGATGATGGTAGTTTATTCAGGTCAAATGATGGTTCGTAGTTTAATAGAAGAAAAATCAAGCAGACTCATAGAAATGCTTATTTCCAGCAGTACTCCTGATGAACTTCTAACAGGTAAAATTCTGGGTTTAAGCATGCTTGGACTTACACAAATGCTGATCTGGATTTTAATCGGGATAAGTCTTGCAGCAAGTGCCTTGATACCAGCAGCAGCTTTTAGAAATTTATTACCAATGCTTCTGTATTTTATTCTGGGTTACTTATTTTATGCGAGTCTTTTCGTAGGTATCGGGTCATCTGTAAATACAGAACAGGAAGCTCAGCATATCACAACTTATCTAAGTTTAATTTTAATGCTTCCGGTTGTAATTGCATTGCCAGCTATACAGAATCCGGATTTTTTACTCACAAAAATTTTTTCATACTTCCCGCTTACAATTCCAACAGTTATGATTCTTCGGCTCAACATCGAAGATGTATCAACAATTGAAATAATTGCAACTATTGGAATTTTAATAATCTCAACTTTAATTGTCACAAAAATCAGTGCAAAAATTTTTAAAGTTGGAATATTATCCTACAGTAACCGTCCAGGTTTGAAGGAATTAATTAGCTGGATTAAAGATTAG